A stretch of Halichondria panicea chromosome 1, odHalPani1.1, whole genome shotgun sequence DNA encodes these proteins:
- the LOC135352322 gene encoding uncharacterized protein LOC135352322, whose translation MEMQASIPVSKDEEASDAIDRESDFLKSFQHPNVVQFLSTAKHPKSGGTILVVELMDCNLRSYFSGLDEESLTSEYEISLSKDMACGLAYIHSKQIIHRDLCGDNVLLKLTRPVPVAKISDFGMSRLYDPSKLSHTLTAIGHRMGYLPLEAIRLDKDNYDNSLDVFSLGAIMMQIVRKLKTIKSVEDRSFHVAQIPHTHRLRKLIDSCLQEDMRRRPSARDIYTYLTTSSDTVEATKRESKDTQPVKKAHREQIKHKDAELVRRDAIIQQQRQGPPPRELRPPLTLKWRRGKDMPIKMGYSVQSVVIGDTVYVGGCSAGNHRDMCTVMKLEQDQWTKLPEYTAKYFAMTSLANRLVMVGGVDPRNNNCTNQLAGFELRKWTHPYPPMNIARLCSTAVSFNNHIIVAGGCDDKGYTSSVEVLDVASRRWYIAQSLPNPRSSLKSTLIGNTLYLMGGVDHTDMTTKTVHHVDLNELIAKSLSNLDTPTLWQTLQKVPLVRSAPLSIGRSLLAVGGADDRGNPSSSIHVYQPDTRRWVKVGDLPTSAHLRPGSRF comes from the exons atggagatgcaggCAAGTATTCCAGTCAGCAAAGACGAAGAAGCTAGCGATGCAATTGATCGTGAGAGtgattttctcaagtcgttccagcacccaaatgttgttcagtttttgtcgactgccaagcaccccaaatcaggtggtacaatcctcgttgttgagctgatggattgcaatctgagatcctatttctccggccttgatgaagagtccctcactagcgaatatgaaattagcctctccaaagacatggcttgtggtctggcctacattcacagcaagcagattatccatcgtgacctctgtggtgataacgtcttgctgaagctTACACGACCAGTGCCTGTCGCAAAGATatccgactttggcatgtcacggctatacgatccctccaagcttagccacaccctcacagccattggtcaccgtatggggtatctacctctcgaggctattcgattggacaaggataattatgataatagcTTGGATGTGTTCTCTCTTGGGGCGATTATGATGCAGATTGTTCGCAAGCTGAAGACGATCAAATCTGTGGAagatcgatcattccatgttgcccagatacctcacacacacaggttgaggaagcttatcgacagttgtttgcaagaagacatgaggaggagaccatctgccagggacatct ATACTTACCTGACAACAAGCTCGGacacagtggaggcaacaaagagggagtcaaaggacactcaaccagtcaagaag gctcACAGGGAACAAATtaagcacaaagatgctgagctggtcaggagagacgccatcattcaacagcagagacag ggtccccctcccagagagttgagacctccactcactctgaaatggagaagaggaaaagacatgccaatcaagatgggctactcggtacagagtgttgttatcggtgacacggtgtatgttggtggatgTAGTGCAGGCAATCATCgtgacatgtgtacagtaatgaagctcgagcaagatcaatggaccaaactaccagagtacactgccaagtactttgctatgacatcactcgctaatcgactagtgatGGTGGGAGGAGTTGATCCAAGAAACAACAATTGCACAAATCAACTTGCTGGGTTTGAGTTAAGGAAATGGACTCatccgtacccaccaatgaacattgctcgtctTTGCTCAACAGCTGTTTctttcaacaaccacatcattgtagccggTGGGTGTGATGATAAAGGatatacctcctctgtggaggtgttggacgtggcatcaagaagatggtacattgctcagtcactacctaacccacgatcatcactgaaatcgactctcataggaaacaccctctacctaatgggaggggtGGATCACACTGACATgacaaccaagacagtgcaccacgtcgacctcaatgaactcattgcaaaatccctttccaacctggacacacccactctctggcagaccttacagaaAGTACCACTCGTGcggtcagctcctctcagtattgggaggtcactattagccgttggtggagcgGATGACAGAGgcaacccaagttcatcgatccacgtctaccagcctgacaccaggaggtgggtgaaagtgggagacctgcctacctctgcgcacttaaggcccgggtccagattttaa
- the LOC135352316 gene encoding probable serine/threonine-protein kinase roco6 isoform X5: MSDYLTIEDLGDLYIATFDARIKWRNFLLVLKIPSDTIDSIGTKWRDDPDDCYREGLKEWLKGGERSWEDVFKALSSPIVGHSDIARTIEKDRLQSTDASNPTDVKSEVDQNRQKINDDLTVFLDERLGKGAFGAVFKGSYKGEICAVKVLLHDAMEMQASIPVGKNEEASVAIDRESDFLKSFQHPNVVQFLSTAKHPKSGSTILVVELMDCNLRSYFSSLDEESLTSECEINLSKDMACGLAYIHSKQIIHRDLCGDNILLKLTRPVPVAKISDFGMSRLYDPSKLSHTLTAIGHRMGYLPLEAIRLDKDNYDNSLDVFSLGAIMMQIVCKLKTIKSVEDRSFHVAQIPHTHRLRKLIDSCLQEDMRRRPSARDIYTYLTTSSDPVEATKKESKETEQVKKAHREQIKHKDAELVRRDAIIQQQRQGPPLRELRPSLTLKWRSGTDMPTGMGYSVQSVVIGDTMYVGGGTADNDRDRCTVMKLEQDQWTKLPEYTARFFAMTSLANRLVLVGGQDPRNKKRTNQLAVFVSGEWTHPYPPINIARDSSTAVSFNNHIIVAGGRDDKGYTSSVEVLDVASRRWYIAQSLPNPRSSLKSTLVVNTLYLMGGYDHRVYHVNLNELIAKALSNLDIPTIWQTLQEVPLVCSVPLSIGRSLLAISGADDKFKPSSSIHLYQPDTRRWVKMGDLPTARYYCTCSVLPSGEVIVAGGETNLSTFVQTVDFFSISAD, translated from the exons atgtctgactatctcacaatagaaGATCTAGGAGAtctatacatagctacgtttgatgctcgaatcaaGTGGAGAAACTTCTTGCTTGTTCTTAAAATACCCTCGGATACCATCGACAGCATTGGTACAAAATGGAGAGAtgatcctgatgactgctatcgtgagggtttgaaagaatggctgaaaggtggtgagagaagctgggaagatgttttcaaagctttgtcaagtcctattgtgggccacagtgacatagccaggaccatcgagaaagatcgtctacagtctactgatgcaagcaatcctactgatgtgaagtcagagg TTGACCAAAACCGCCAGAAGATCAACGATGATTTGACTGTTTTCCTAGACGAGCGTctcggtaaaggtgcatttggagcagtcttcaaaggcagctacaagggcgagatatgtgcagtcaaagtgctgcttcacgatgctatggagatgcaggCAAGTATTCCAGTCGGCAAAAACGAAGAAGCTAGCGTTGCAATTGATCGTGAAAGtgattttctcaagtcgttccagcacccaaacgttgttcagtttttgtcgactgccaagcaccccaaatcagggAGTACAATCCttgttgttgagctgatggattgcaatttgagatcctatttctccagccttgatgaagagtccctcactagcgaatgtgaaattaacctctccaaagacatggcttgtggtctggcctacattcacagcaagcagattatccatcgtgacctctgtggtgaTAACATCTTGCTGAAGCTTACACGACCAGTGCCTGTCGCAAAGATatccgactttggcatgtcgcggctatacgatccctccaagcttagccacaccctcacagccattggtcaccgtatggggtatctacctctcgaggctattcgattggaCAAGGATAATTACGATAATAGCTTGGATGTGTTCTCTCTTGGGGCGATTATGAtgcagattgtttgcaagctgaagacgatcaaatctgtggaagatcgatcattccatgttgcccagatacctcacacacacaggttgaggaagcttatcgacagttgtttgcaagaagacatgaggaggagaccatctgccagggacatct ATACTTACCTGACAACAAGCTCGGacccagtggaggcaacaaagaaggaGTCAAAGGAAACTGAACaagtcaagaag gcacacagggaacagattaagcacaaagatgctgagctggtcaggagagacgccatcattcaacagcagagacag ggtccccctctcagagagttgagaccttcactcactctgaaatggagaagcgGAACAGACATGCCAACCGGGATGGGCtactcggtacagagtgttgttatcggtgacacaatgtatgttggtggaggtactgcagacaatgatcgtgacaggtgtacagtgatgaagctcgagcaagatcaatggactaaactaccagagtacactgccaggTTCtttgctatgacatcactcgctaatcgactagtgctggtgggaggacagGATCCAAGAAACAAAAAACGCACCAATCAACTTGCAGTGTTTGtgtcaggggaatggactcacccgtacccaccaattaACATTGCTCGtgattcctcaacagctgtctccttcaacaaccacatcattgtagctggtgggcgtgatgATAAAGGatatacctcctctgtggaggtgttggacgtggcatcaagaagatggtacattgctcagtcactacctaacccacgatcatcactgaaatcaactctcgtagtaaacaccctctacctaatgggagggtacgATCACAGAGTGTATCACGTcaacctcaatgaactcattgcaaaggccctttccaacctggacatACCCACtatctggcagaccttacaggaagtaccactcgtgtgTTCAgttcctctcagtattgggaggtcactattagccatTAGTGGAGCGGATGACAAATTCAagccaagttcatcgatccacctctaccagccggacaccaggaggtgggtgaaaatgggagacctgcctactgcacgatactactgcacatgctcagtacttcctagtggagaggtcattgtagccggaggagaGACAAATCTGTCAACTTTTGTTcaaactgttgatttcttctctataagtgctgattag
- the LOC135352316 gene encoding uncharacterized protein LOC135352316 isoform X6, producing MSDYLTIADLGDLYIATFDARIKWRNFLLVLKIPSETIDSIGTKWRDDPDDCYREGLKEWLNCGKRSWEDVVKALSSPIVGHVHIAKTIEKDHPSASNPKRIKLQDHQLINDDLTVFLDEPLGKGAFGAVFKGSYRGEICAVKVLLHDAMEMQASIPVGKDEEASDAIDRESDFLKSFQHPNVVQFLSTAKHPKSGSTILVVELMDCSLRSYFSSLDEESLTSECELSLSKDMACGLAYIHSKQIIHRDLCGDNVLLKLTRPVPVAKISDFGMSRLYDPSKLSHTLTAIGHRMGYLPLEAIRLDKDNYDDSLDVFSLGVIMVQIVCKLKTIKSVEDRSFHVAQIPHTHRLRKLIDSCLQEDMRRRPSARDIYVDLTRGLDTVEATKRESKDTQPVKKAHREQSEHKDAELVRRDAIIQQQRQGPPPRELRPPLTLKWRRGKEMPIKMGNSVQSVVIGDTVYVGGGFADNDRDRCTAMKLEQDQWTKLPEYTAKWFAMTSLANRLVLVGGHDPRNNKRTNQLAVFESGKWTHPYPPMNIARCSTAVSFNNHIIVAGGCDDKVRTSSVEVLDVASRRWYIAQSLPNPRSELKSTLIGNTLYLMGGFDHTGTTKTVYHVDLNELIAKAHSNLDTPTLWQTLQEVPLVRSAPLSIGRSLLAVGGTDDRHNPSSSIHLYQPDTRRWVKVGDLPTARYFCTCSVLPSEEVIVAGGQTKRFTYIQTVDLFSISAN from the exons atgtctgactatctcacaatagcagatctaggagatctatacatagctacgtttgatgctcgaatcaaGTGGCGAAACTTCTTGCTGGTTCTTAAAATACCCTCCGAGACAATCGACAGCATTGGTACGAAATGGCGAGAtgatcctgatgactgctatagggagggtttgaaagaatggctgaacTGTGGTAAGAGAAGCTGGGAAGATGTtgtcaaagctttgtcaagtccTATTGTGGGCCACGTTCACATAGCCAAGACCATTGAGAAAGATCATCCTAGTGCAAGCAATCCTAAAAGAATCAAATTACAGG ATCACCAGTTGATCAACGATGATTTGACTGTTTTCCTAGACGAACCTctcggtaaaggtgcatttggagcagtcttcaaaggcagctacaggggcgagatatgtgcagtcaaagtgctgcttcacgatgctatggagatgcaggCAAGTATTCCAGTCGGCAAAGACGAAGAAGCTAGCGATGCAATTGATCGTGAAAGTGATTTTCTTAAGTCAttccagcacccaaacgttgttcagtttttgtcgactgccaagcaccccaaatcaggtAGTACAATCCttgttgttgagctgatggattgcagtCTGAGATCCTATTTTTCTAgccttgatgaagagtccctcactagcgaatgtgaacTTAGCCTTtccaaagacatggcttgtggtctggcctacattcacagcaagcagattatccaccgtgacctctgtggtgataacgtcttgctgaagctaacacgaccagtgcctgttgcaaagatttccgactttggcatgtcacggctatacgatccctccaagcttagccacaccctcacagccattggtcaccgtatggggtatctacctctcgaggctattcgattggaCAAGGATAATTACGATGATAGCCTGGATGTGTTTTCCCTTGGGGTGATTATGGTacagattgtttgcaagctgaagacgatcaaatctgtggaagatcgatcattccatgttgcccagatacctcacacacacaggttgaggaagcttatcgacagttgcttgcaagaagacatgaggaggagaccatctgccagggacatct ATGTGGACCTTACAAGGGGCTTAGacacagtggaggcaacaaagagggaatcaaaggacactcaaccagtcaagaag gcacacagggaacagagtgagcacaaagatgctgagctggtcaggagagacgccatcattcaacagcagagacag ggtccccctcccagagagttgagacctccactcactctgaaatggagaagaggaaaagaaatgccaatcaagatgggtaactcggtacagagtgttgttatcggtgacacggtgtatgttggtggagggtttgcagacaatgatcgtgacaggtgtacagcgatgaagctcgagcaagatcaatggaccaaactaccagagtacaccgCCAAGTGGtttgctatgacatcactcgctaatcgactagtgctggtgggaggacatgatccaagaaacaacaaacgcaccaatcagcttgcagtgtttgaatcagggaaatggactcacccgtacccaccaatgaacattgctcgttgttcaacagctgtctccttcaacaaccacatcattgtagctggtgggtgtGATGATAAAgtacgtacctcctctgtggaggtgttggacgtggcatcaagaagatggtacattgctcagtcactacctaacccacgatcagaactgaaatcaactctcataggaaacaccctctacctaatgggagggttcGATCACACTGGGAcaaccaagacagtgtaccacgtcgacctcaatgaactcattgcaaaggcCCATTcgaacctggacacacccactctctggcagaccttacaggaagtaccactcgtgcggtcagctcctctcagtattgggaggtcactattagccgttggtggaacGGACGACAGACacaacccaagttcatcgatccacctctaccagcctgacaccaggaggtgggtgaaagtgggagacctgcctactgcacgatacttctgcacatgctcagtacttcctagtgaagaggtcattgtagccggaggacagacaaaACGGTTTACTTATATTCAAACTGTTGATTTAttctctataagtgctaattag
- the LOC135352326 gene encoding uncharacterized protein LOC135352326 isoform X1 — MASRSSLSASDIQKAKEAMEVLGRLVDSAGPSGARNDPSTSSIGDETKKVVGLADDAMDVLRRMKAGVKAEQVRATKRQSKQEVTKLFNYATPAKRKKKVKASTEWKHKFSCLAYRGQIRIPTTDVEKDDLLQAGLGEKEISFHDMNASAEEFRDIICGEFPQLKKAGGFQLCKCKPNSRELEILSTFAHDCPGNLKQRVGNAKTYIRPLQKDMDLSVVFNLPDGPEDECLTCGTYLPLMELENHVKECEKAYSDSKQQKQPKNEDKAKCEVIDVDETSPSPVLEVHFVTHEKSPSPVLPEVHFVTHEKSPSPDLPKMHFGNHNDMEEEMVQAAMQQSLTASDYTASSLLGKFFSWKVQKNDPLCLDIRREFVVCDAIREAKKRNSLSISDVCWGRSSRQWWPTKRVFSLVGVRSFKHALHWKCYSKVFCNECSSSSE, encoded by the exons ATGGCCTCTCGATCTTCTCTGTCTGCTAGCGACATCCAGAAGGCCAAGGAAGCAATGGAAGTCCTTGGGCGTCTTGTTGATAGTGCTGGTCCGTCGGGAGCTAGAAATGATCCTTCTACTTCCAGTATTGGAGATGAAACCAAGAAAG TTGTAGGACTCGCAGATGATGCAATGGATGTGCTTAGAAGAATGAAAGCTGGTGTGAAGGCTGAGCAAGTCAGGGCCACCAAAAGACAATCCAAACAAGAAGTAACTAAGCTCTTCAATTATGCCACTCCTGCAAAGCGCAAGAAGAAAGTAAAGGCTTCCACTGAGTGGAAACATAAGTTCTCTTGTTTGGCCTATCGCGGGCAGATACGTATTCCTACTACGGATGTGGAAAAAGATGATCTTTTGCAAGCAGGGCTAGGTGAAAAAGAGATTTCTTTCCATGACATGAATGCCAGTGCCGAGGAATTTCGAGATATTATCTGTGGAGAGTTCCCTCAATTGAAGAAAGCGGGAGGTTTTCAACTATGTAAATGCAAACCAAATTCAAGAGAGCTGGAAATACTGTCTACATTTGCTCACGATTGCCCTGGAAACTTGAAACAGAGAGTAGGCAATGCGAAGACGTACATTCGTCCCCTTCAGAAAGATATGGACCTTAGTGTCGTCTTTAACCTTCCAGATGGG CCTGAGGATGAGTGTCTCACTTGTGGTACCTATTTGCCACTCATGGAGCTAGAAAATCATGTGAAAGAGTGTGAAAAAGCTTACAGTGATTCCAA ACAACAAAAGCAGCCCAAGAATGAGGACAAGGcaaaatg TGAGGTTATTGATGTTGATGAGACAAGTCCATCACCTGTCCTTGAAGTGCATTTTGTGACCCATGAGAAAAGTCCATCACCTGTCCTCCCTGAAGTGCATTTTGTGACCCATGAGAAAAGTCCATCACCTGACCTCCCTAAAATGCATTTT GGCAATCACAATGATATGGAAGAGGAAATGGTGCAGGCTGCCATGCAACAAAGCTTAACTGCTTCTGATTATAC TGCTTCTTCACTATTGGGAAAATTTTTCTCGTGGAAAGTCCAGAAAAATGATCCTCTTTGTCTTGACATTCGGCGGGAATTTGTGGTTTGTGATGCGATACGTgaagccaaaaaaagaaattcTCTGTCAATAA GTGACGTTTGTTGGGGAAGGAGCAGTAGACAGTGGTGGCCCACGAAGAGAGTTTTTTCGCTTGTTGGCGTCAGAAGCTTCAAACACGCTCTTCATTGGAAATGTTACAGCAAAGTTTTTTGTAATGAATGCTCAAGCTCTTCAG AGTGA
- the LOC135352326 gene encoding uncharacterized protein LOC135352326 isoform X2, translating into MASRSSLSASDIQKAKEAMEVLGRLVDSAGPSGARNDPSTSSIGDETKKVVGLADDAMDVLRRMKAGVKAEQVRATKRQSKQEVTKLFNYATPAKRKKKVKASTEWKHKFSCLAYRGQIRIPTTDVEKDDLLQAGLGEKEISFHDMNASAEEFRDIICGEFPQLKKAGGFQLCKCKPNSRELEILSTFAHDCPGNLKQRVGNAKTYIRPLQKDMDLSVVFNLPDGPEDECLTCGTYLPLMELENHVKECEKAYSDSKQQKQPKNEDKAKCEVIDVDETSPSPVLEVHFVTHEKSPSPVLPEVHFVTHEKSPSPDLPKMHFGNHNDMEEEMVQAAMQQSLTASDYTASSLLGKFFSWKVQKNDPLCLDIRREFVVCDAIREAKKRNSLSIS; encoded by the exons ATGGCCTCTCGATCTTCTCTGTCTGCTAGCGACATCCAGAAGGCCAAGGAAGCAATGGAAGTCCTTGGGCGTCTTGTTGATAGTGCTGGTCCGTCGGGAGCTAGAAATGATCCTTCTACTTCCAGTATTGGAGATGAAACCAAGAAAG TTGTAGGACTCGCAGATGATGCAATGGATGTGCTTAGAAGAATGAAAGCTGGTGTGAAGGCTGAGCAAGTCAGGGCCACCAAAAGACAATCCAAACAAGAAGTAACTAAGCTCTTCAATTATGCCACTCCTGCAAAGCGCAAGAAGAAAGTAAAGGCTTCCACTGAGTGGAAACATAAGTTCTCTTGTTTGGCCTATCGCGGGCAGATACGTATTCCTACTACGGATGTGGAAAAAGATGATCTTTTGCAAGCAGGGCTAGGTGAAAAAGAGATTTCTTTCCATGACATGAATGCCAGTGCCGAGGAATTTCGAGATATTATCTGTGGAGAGTTCCCTCAATTGAAGAAAGCGGGAGGTTTTCAACTATGTAAATGCAAACCAAATTCAAGAGAGCTGGAAATACTGTCTACATTTGCTCACGATTGCCCTGGAAACTTGAAACAGAGAGTAGGCAATGCGAAGACGTACATTCGTCCCCTTCAGAAAGATATGGACCTTAGTGTCGTCTTTAACCTTCCAGATGGG CCTGAGGATGAGTGTCTCACTTGTGGTACCTATTTGCCACTCATGGAGCTAGAAAATCATGTGAAAGAGTGTGAAAAAGCTTACAGTGATTCCAA ACAACAAAAGCAGCCCAAGAATGAGGACAAGGcaaaatg TGAGGTTATTGATGTTGATGAGACAAGTCCATCACCTGTCCTTGAAGTGCATTTTGTGACCCATGAGAAAAGTCCATCACCTGTCCTCCCTGAAGTGCATTTTGTGACCCATGAGAAAAGTCCATCACCTGACCTCCCTAAAATGCATTTT GGCAATCACAATGATATGGAAGAGGAAATGGTGCAGGCTGCCATGCAACAAAGCTTAACTGCTTCTGATTATAC TGCTTCTTCACTATTGGGAAAATTTTTCTCGTGGAAAGTCCAGAAAAATGATCCTCTTTGTCTTGACATTCGGCGGGAATTTGTGGTTTGTGATGCGATACGTgaagccaaaaaaagaaattcTCTGTCAATAAGTTAG
- the LOC135352325 gene encoding uncharacterized protein LOC135352325, with translation MGTLYDCVLTFCEATLEAVKFDCIEEEDSTRENTKECLLEMLEMSINYLDLVSNDEAVTLRCTLWEILVILSNKQENREQRRGRPKIVIARDRLLFLRDCGFKMNDISVIFGCSRRTVERRLLEYDIPRQCDMYASITNAELDEKVLRIVSMFPMCGQKSVDGRLKSEGLRMSRKRIRESLRRVDPFGVESRARGVLRRRRYHVDSPNDLWHIDGYHKLIRWRLVIHGGIDGFSRLIMFLKVSSNNRAETMFQAFEQGVTEFGLPSRIRMDKGGENVEVARYIVEERGVGHAIAGRSVHNQRIERLWRDLFSGCISFFYYSFYFLEDCGLLDIQDERDIYALHFSFLGVIQDQLNNFMLGWSNHGLRTEHGKSPMQLWVSGLLQTRTVNPEHEALSGLHEESEAYGIDVDGPVPLNGDQTVVVEDIDDLLSSEQKHVLRQELAQIDCNSQKGIVCMFSLAKAYICDCH, from the exons ATGGGTACCTTATATGACTGTGTCCTGACATTTTGTGAAGCTACTCTGGAAGCAGTCAAGTTTGATTGCATTGAAGAAGAAGATAGCACAAGAGAAAACACCAAGGAATGTCTTCTTGAAATGCTAGAAATGAGCATTAACTATCTTGATCTGGTGAGTAACGATGAAGCAGTCACTCTTAGGTGCACATTATGGGAGATTCTTGTGATACTTAGCAATAAGCAAGAAAATAGAGAACAGAGAAGAGGAAGACCCAAAATTGTGATTGCTAGAGATCGACTATTATTCTTGAGAGATTGTGGCTTTAAGATGAACGATATATCTGTTATTTTTGGATGCAGTCGAAGAACTGTTGAGAGACGATTATTGGAATATGATATTCCTCGCCAATGTGATATGTACGCATCCATTACCAATGCTGAATTGGATGAAAAGGTTTTACGCATAGTGTCCATGTTCCCCATGTGCGGTCAGAAATCGGTCGATGGTAGATTAAAGAGTGAAGGTTTGAGAATGTCTCGTAAAAGAATAAGAGAGTCTCTGAGAAGAGTTGATCCATTTGGGGTGGAGTCTCGTGCAAGAGGTGTTCTTCGCCGACGAAGATACCATGTTGATTCCCCAAATGACCTGTGGCATATTGATGGATACCATAAGTTGATCAGATGGCGACTCGTTATCCACGGAGGTATTGATGGTTTTAGCCGCCTCATAATGTTCTTGAAAGTATCTTCAAACAATAGAGCTGAAACTATGTTCCAAGCATTTGAACAAGGAGTTACAGAGTTTGGGCTGCCCTCGCGTATCCGAATGGACAAGGGCGGCGAAAATGTTGAGGTTGCACGGTATATTGTTGAAGAGAGAGGAGTTGGGCATGCCATAGCTGGTCGTAGCGTGCACAATCAGAGAATAGAAAGGCTTTGGAGAGATCTTTTTTCAGGATGTATCAGTTTCTTTTACTATTCGTTCTACTTTTTAGAGGACTGTGGGCTTCTTGACATACAGGATGAGCGCGACATTTATGCTTTACATTTCTCATTTCTTGGAGTGATTCAAGACCAACTGAACAACTTTATGCTTGGTTGGTCCAATCATGGGCTAAGAACTGAGCATGGAAAATCTCCTATGCAACTTTGGGTGTCTGGTCTGCTGCAAACAAGAACAGTAAATCCTGAACACGAGGCACTAAGTGGACTGCATGAG GAATCTGAAGCTTATGGGATAGATGTTGATGGGCCTGTACCACTCAACGGAGACCAAACAGTTGTTGTTGAAGACATTGACGATCTATTATCCAGTGAACAAAAACATGTACTTAGGCAAGAACTAGCCCAAATTGATTGCAATTCTCAAAAAGGAATTGTGTGTATGTTTTCATTAGCAAAAGCTTATATTTGTGActgtcattaa